The nucleotide sequence GTGCATGTTTGTGTGGCCTTTGGCAAAAGGACCCAGCTTGGCGCCAGAACGGCCCATCTGGCATGTGGTTAAGCATGAGTCTTAAAAGCGAAGGGGGCTTCACACTTCCTTGTGTTAAGACTTCCAGATCATCCAGTGTAGTCATTGAGTGTGGCCTTCAGTTCCTGCTCTCCCACTTCCCAAATATATGACCAAGTCACATAACCTTGAcgtatcagtttcctcatccataaaatgggtatGAAAGTAGTACCTAGCTCACAGCATTGTTAGGAAGATGAAACTGGTTGATATGTgttaaagtacttagcacagtacctgacgCCTAGCACACAGCTGAAGTGTTAGCTTTTATTACTTTTGGCACCCACGGGTTGTTCACAAGGCTGGTGTATGTGGACCCGGTGCTGACACAGGATCTGGAGTTCATCTACTTGTGATTTTCAATATGGCGGGAGCGCATGCTAACACTCTCCATGTTGGTGCTTATTGTCTTgcagccaggaggaggaggaagaggcctCCTCCAGGTACTATGTCCCCAGTTACGAGGAAGTGATGAACACAAACTACTCGGAAGCGAGGGAACTGGACCAGAACCCGAGGATGAGCATCTCTCTCCCATCCTATGAGTCCTTGACGGGGCTTGACGAGACGAGCCCCACAGCTGCCAGGGCCAACGCGGAGACCAGCCCGGGGAATCCACCCGACAGGCAGAACTCCAAGTTGGCCAAACGCCTGAAGCCACTCAAAGTTCGAAGGATTAAATCCGAAAAGCTTCACCTCAAAGACTTCAGGATCAGCCTCCCGGACAAAaacatccctcctccctccatcgaGCCTTTGACCCCCCCACCACAGTACGACGAAGTCCAGCAGAAGGCTTCTGACGCCCGGCCACCTGACTGATGGCCCTGCTCAGGTGTGTCCCTCCGGTCGCTCACCCTCCACACCACGGACCCCCAGTGAAGCCACTTCAGCTGCAATTGAGGAGTGGAGGGGGCAGATGCATACAGATTGATGTGGATGGGGGCGAGGGAGCGGGGCGTGGGGAGTCCAGTGACTAGGGACTGACTGACGTCCACAGAACCTCATGTGGCAGTGCATTGGGAAGAGCTGCTGCCTCGGATCTCGGGGTGTGGACCCCGTCACGGTCCTCACAGGGTACGCACCTTCCCCATCGTTTTTCCCCAACTCTGAGTTGTTGGCGACAACACCTCTCTTTCCAATCAGGAGAGGATGCCTAGCAGCTGGTTTAggttgtgatttttgttttgcttccacTAGGACTGttttgtttcaaaaagaaaac is from Zalophus californianus isolate mZalCal1 chromosome 4, mZalCal1.pri.v2, whole genome shotgun sequence and encodes:
- the TMEM51 gene encoding transmembrane protein 51, with product MMAQSKANGSHYALTAIGLGMLVLGVIMAMWNLVPGFSAHEKPTAQGNNKTEIGSGILKSKTFSVAYVLVGAGVMLLLLSICLSIRDKRKQRQGEEMAHIQHQPGVEPHGPEEDSQEEEEEASSRYYVPSYEEVMNTNYSEARELDQNPRMSISLPSYESLTGLDETSPTAARANAETSPGNPPDRQNSKLAKRLKPLKVRRIKSEKLHLKDFRISLPDKNIPPPSIEPLTPPPQYDEVQQKASDARPPD